A region of Musa acuminata AAA Group cultivar baxijiao unplaced genomic scaffold, Cavendish_Baxijiao_AAA HiC_scaffold_90, whole genome shotgun sequence DNA encodes the following proteins:
- the LOC135655103 gene encoding DNA-directed RNA polymerase subunit beta, translating to MLRNDGNEGMSTIPGFSQIQFEGFCRFINEGLTEEFHKFPKIEDTDQEIEFKLFVERYQLVEPLINERDAVYESLTYSSELYVPAGLIWKTGRDMQEQTVFIGNIPLMNSLGTFIVNGIYRIVINQILQSPGIYYRSELDHNGISVYTSTIISDWGGRSELEIDRKARIWARVSRKQKISILILSSAMGSNLREILDNVCYPEIFLSFPNDKEKKKIGSKENAILEFYQQFACVGGDPVFSESLCKELQKKFFQQRCELGRIGRRNMNRRLNLDIPQNNTFLLPRDVLAAADHLIGIKFGMGTLDDMNHLKNKRIRSIADLLQDQFGLALVRLENAVRGTICGAIRHKLIPTPQNLVTSTSLTTTYESFFGLHPLSQVLDRTNPLTQIVHGRKLSYLGPGGLTGRTASFRIRDIHPSHYGRICPIDTSEGINVGLIGSLAIHVRIGHWGSIESPFYEISERSKEAQIVYLSPNRDEYYMVAAGNSLALNRGIQEEQVVPARYRQEFLTIAWEQIHLRSIFPFQYFSIGASLIPFIEHNDANRALMSSNMQRQAVPLSQSERCIVGTGLERQTALDSGVSAIAEHEGKIIYTDPHKIILSSNGDTTISISIPLVIYQRSNKNTCMHQKPQVPRGKCIKKGQILADGAATVGGELALGKNVLVAYMPWEGYNSEDAVLISERLVYEDIYTSFHIRKYEIQTHVTSQGPERITKEIPHLEAHLLRNLDRNGVVMLGSWVETGDILVGKLTPQTANESSYAPEDRLLRAILGIQVSTAKETSLKLPIGGRGRVIDVRWIRKKGGSCYNSEMIRVYISQKREIKVGDKVAGRHGNKGIISKILPRQDMPYLQDGTPVDMVFNPLGVPSRMNVGQIFECSLGLAGDLLKRHYRIAPFDERYEQEASRKLVFSELYEASKQTKNPWVFEPEYPGKSRIFDGRTGNPFEQPVLIGKSYILKLIHQVDDKIHGRSSGHYALVTQQPLRGRAKQGGQRVGEMEVWALEGFGVAHILQEMLTYKSDHIRARQEVLGATIIGGRVSNPEDAPESFRLLVRELRSLALELNHFLVSEKNFQINRKEA from the coding sequence atgctccggaatgatggaaatgagggaatgtccacaatacctggatttagtcagatccaatttgagggattttgtaggttcattaatgagggcttgacggaagaatttcataagtttccaaaaattgaagatacagatcaagaaattgaatttaaattatttgtggaaagatatcaattggtagaacccttgataaacgaaagagatgctgtgtatgaatcactcacatattcttctgaattatatgtacccgcgggattaatttggaaaaccggtagagatatgcaagaacaaaccgtttttattggaaacattcccctaatgaattccctgggaacctttatagtaaatggaatatacagaattgtgatcaatcaaatattgcaaagtcctggtatttactaccgttcagaattggaccataacggaatttctgtctataccagcacaataatatcagattggggaggaagatcggaattagaaattgatagaaaagcaaggatatgggcccgtgtaagtaggaaacaaaaaatatctattctaattctatcatcagctatgggttcgaatctaagagaaattctagataatgtttgttaccctgaaattttcttgtctttcccgaatgataaggagaaaaaaaagattgggtcaaaagaaaatgctattttgGAATTTTATCAACAATTTGCTTGTGTAGGCGGGGATCCGGTATTTTCTGAGTCTTTATGTAAAGAATTACAAAAGAAATTTTTTCAACAAAGATGTGAATtaggaaggattggtcgacgaaaTATGAACCGGAGACTGAATCTTGATATACCTCAGAACAATACATTTTTATTACCACGAGATGTATTGGCTGCTGCGGATCATTTGATCGGAATTAAATTTGGAATGGGTACACTTGACGATATGAATCACTTGAAAAATAAACGGATTCGTTCTATAGCGGATCTGTTACAGGATCAATTCGGACTGGCTCTTGTTCGTTTAGAAAATGCGGTTCGAGGAACTATATGTGGAGCAATTCGGCATAAATTGATACCGACTCCTCAAAATTTGGTAACTTCAACTTCATTAACAACCACTTATGAATCGTTTTTTGGCCTACATCCTTTATCTCAAGTTTTGGATCGAACTAATCCATTGACACAAATCGTTCATGGGCGAAAATTGAGTTATTTGGGTCCTGGAGGATTGACGGGGCGAACTGCTAGTTTTCGGATACGAGATATTCATCCTAGCCACTATGGACGTATTTGTCCAATTGACACGTCCGAAGGAATCAATGTTGGACTTATTGGATCCTTAGCCATTCATGTGAGGATTGGCCATTGGGGATCTATAGAGAGTCCATTTTATGAAATATCTGAAAGATCAAAAGAGGCACAGATAGTTTATTTATCACCAAATAGAGATGAATATTATATGGTAGCAGCGGGAAATTCTTTGGCCTTGAATCGGGGTATTCAGGAAGAACAGGTTGTTCCAGCCCGATACCGTCAAGAGTTCCTGACTATTGCATGGGAACAGATTCATCTTAGAAGTATTTTTCCCTTCCAATATTTTTCTATTGGAGCTTCCCTCATTCCTTTTATCGAGCATAATGATGCGAATCGGGCTTTAATGAGTTCTAATATGCAGCGCCAAGCAGTTCCGCTTTCTCAGTCCGAGAGGTGCATTGTTGGAACTGGACTGGAACGCCAAACGGCTCTGGATTCGGGGGTTTCCGCTATAGCCGAACACGAGGGAAAGATCATTTATACTGACCCTCACAAGATCATTTTATCAAGTAATGGGGACACTACTATAAGTATAAGTATTCCATTAGTTATCTATCAACGTTCCAACAAAAATACTTGTATGCATCAAAAACCTCAGGTTCCGCGGGGTAAATGCattaaaaaaggacaaattttagCGGACGGTGCGGCTACAGTTGGGGGGGAACTTGCTTTAGGAAAAAACGTATTAGTAGCTTATATGCCATGGGAGGGTTACAATTCTGAAGACGCAGTACTAATTAGCGAACGTCTGGTATATGAAGATATTTATACTTCTTTTCACATCCGGAAATATGAAATTCAGACTCATGTGACAAGCCAAGGACCTGAAAGAATCACTAAGGAAATACCACATCTAGAGGCTCATTTACTCCGCAATTTAGACAGAAATGGAGTTGTGATGCTGGGATCTTGggtagaaacaggtgatattttaGTAGGTAAATTAACACCTCAGACAGCAAACGAATCGTCGTATGCTCCAGAGGATAGATTATTACGAGCCATACTTGGAATTCAGGTATCCACTGCAAAAGAAACTTCTCTAAAACTACCTATAGGCGGAAGAGGTCGCGTTATTGATGTGAGATGGATCCGGAAAAAGGGGGGTTCCTGTTATAATTCAGAAATGATTCGTGTATATATTTCACAGAAACGTGAAATCAAAGTAGGTGATAAAGTAGCTGGAAGACATGGGAATAAGGgtatcatttcaaaaattttgcCTAGACAAGATATGCCCTATTTGCAAGATGGAACACCTGTTGATATGGTCTTCAACCCATTAGGAGTACCATCACGAATGAATGTGGGACAGATATTTGAATGCTCGCTCGGGTTAGCGGGGGATCTGCTAAAGAGACATTATAGAATAGCACCTTTTGATGAGAGATATGAGCAAGAGGCTTCGAGAAAACTAGTGTTTTCCGAATTATATGAAGCCAGTAAGCAAACAAAAAATCCATGGGTATTTGAACCCGAATATCCGGGAAAAAGCAGAATATTTGATGGAAGAACAGGAAATCCTTTTGAACAACCTGTTCTAATAGGAAAgtcctatattttaaaattaattcatcAAGTTGATGATAAAATCCATGGACGTTCTAGTGGACATTACGCACTTGTTACACAACAACCCCTTAGAGGAAGGGCGAAGCAAGGGGGACAACGAGTAGGGGAAATGGAAGTTTGGGCTCTAGAGGGATTTGGTGTTGCTCATATTTTACAAGAGATGCTTACTTATAAATCTGATCATATTAGAGCTCGTCAAGAAGTACTTGGTGCTACgatcattggaggaagagtatctAACCCAGAAGATGCTCCAGAATCTTTTCGATTGCTCGTTCGAGAACTACGATCTTTAGCTCTAGAACTGAATCATTTCCTTGTATCTGAGAAGAACTTCCAGATTAATAGGAAGGAAGCTTGA